A single genomic interval of halophilic archaeon DL31 harbors:
- a CDS encoding IMP cyclohydrolase (PFAM: Inosine monophosphate cyclohydrolase-like~TIGRFAM: IMP cyclohydrolase~HAMAP: IMP cyclohydrolase~KEGG: hla:Hlac_2704 IMP cyclohydrolase): protein MYVGRFLVVAPGLAGYRVSSRSFPNRKAVERDGAVTVLPTAEAEPTDNPYVSYNCVQEVDATTAVIGNGSHVDPIAEKLGLGYPARDALALSLLALDFEKDDYDTPRIAAVVGAESAFIGTVRRDALLIQEVDEPTLVATYEADSPEPFPFDSEPADAAGIARALYEHEYEHAVCAAGVTVDSDGVELAIENGE, encoded by the coding sequence ATGTACGTTGGACGCTTCCTCGTCGTCGCACCGGGACTCGCAGGCTACCGTGTCTCCTCTCGTTCGTTCCCCAACCGCAAGGCCGTCGAGCGCGACGGCGCTGTCACCGTCCTGCCCACCGCGGAGGCCGAACCGACGGACAACCCCTACGTCTCTTACAACTGCGTGCAGGAAGTGGATGCAACGACCGCCGTCATCGGCAACGGCTCGCACGTCGACCCCATCGCCGAGAAGCTCGGACTGGGCTACCCCGCCCGAGACGCACTCGCGCTCTCGCTGCTGGCACTCGACTTCGAGAAGGACGACTACGACACCCCGCGAATCGCCGCCGTCGTCGGCGCCGAGTCGGCGTTCATCGGGACCGTTCGCCGAGACGCGCTGCTGATTCAGGAAGTCGATGAGCCCACGCTGGTCGCCACCTACGAGGCGGATAGCCCCGAACCCTTTCCCTTCGACAGCGAGCCTGCCGACGCCGCTGGCATCGCTCGAGCGCTCTACGAGCACGAGTACGAGCATGCAGTCTGTGCCGCTGGCGTGACCGTGGATTCCGACGGCGTCGAACTGGCAATCGAGAACGGTGAGTAG